The Flavobacterium sp. HJ-32-4 genome contains a region encoding:
- a CDS encoding DUF5103 domain-containing protein, with protein MKIVCTLLLVLAFVCPMHAQEHEVAPPYNIKSAAFVQNGQTVVPIFPLGDNFTFEFDDLFGDEANYYFQVVHCDYDWQPSQLNKAEYITGLDDQRIVQYLNSFNTLQLYSHYTLPFPNKFMRFRVSGNYILKILNDDHEVVFSRKFILYENLVSVPMQVKRARQVRDVNFKHNLEFSIKSTTINFQSPLQNVKVMLLQNGRFDNAITNVKPMFTMGNDLIYRYDRETQFWAGNEFLWFENKDVRAATNFVGRIDANETYNAYLYTHEAAGAKPYTFAPDKNGWFLPMRVNSQDPNIESDYVWTFFTLSAPAYFGKSDVYITGMFNNYALTPEFKMEYNEKKAVYEKAVLIKQGFTNYQYVLADATGKIDFENALDGNFYQTENDYFAIVYYRENGQRYDRVVGKGVASSVDIVN; from the coding sequence ATGAAAATCGTCTGTACATTGTTGCTCGTTTTAGCCTTTGTGTGCCCGATGCACGCGCAGGAACATGAGGTAGCGCCGCCTTATAATATCAAAAGTGCCGCGTTCGTGCAAAACGGACAGACCGTCGTGCCTATATTTCCCCTGGGCGACAACTTCACCTTTGAGTTCGACGACCTTTTCGGCGATGAGGCGAATTATTATTTTCAGGTGGTGCACTGTGACTACGACTGGCAGCCGTCGCAGTTGAACAAGGCCGAATACATCACCGGATTGGATGACCAGCGCATCGTGCAGTACCTCAACTCCTTTAATACGCTGCAGTTGTATTCGCATTACACGCTTCCGTTTCCCAACAAATTCATGCGATTTCGGGTCAGCGGCAACTACATACTGAAGATTCTGAACGACGACCACGAAGTGGTTTTTTCGCGGAAGTTTATTCTCTATGAAAACCTGGTCTCGGTGCCCATGCAGGTGAAACGCGCGCGGCAGGTGCGCGATGTCAATTTTAAGCACAACCTTGAATTTTCGATTAAGTCGACGACCATCAACTTCCAGTCGCCCCTGCAGAACGTGAAAGTCATGCTTTTGCAGAACGGCCGCTTCGACAATGCCATTACCAACGTGAAACCCATGTTCACGATGGGCAACGACCTGATTTACCGCTACGACCGTGAAACCCAATTCTGGGCTGGGAATGAGTTCCTGTGGTTTGAGAACAAAGACGTCAGGGCGGCCACCAATTTCGTTGGGCGTATCGATGCCAATGAAACGTATAATGCCTACTTGTATACCCATGAAGCCGCCGGTGCCAAACCGTACACCTTTGCACCTGATAAAAATGGCTGGTTCCTGCCCATGCGTGTGAATTCGCAGGACCCGAATATAGAATCGGATTATGTCTGGACGTTCTTCACCCTTTCTGCACCCGCTTATTTCGGCAAGAGTGACGTATACATCACTGGCATGTTCAACAACTACGCCCTGACGCCGGAGTTCAAAATGGAGTACAACGAAAAGAAGGCGGTTTATGAAAAGGCGGTGCTGATCAAACAGGGGTTCACGAACTACCAGTACGTATTAGCCGACGCTACAGGTAAAATCGATTTTGAGAACGCGCTCGATGGGAACTTCTACCAAACCGAGAACGATTATTTTGCCATTGTATACTATCGGGAAAACGGACAGCGTTATGACCGCGTAGTGGGCAAAGGCGTCGCCTCGTCGGTTGACATTGTCAATTGA
- a CDS encoding ligase-associated DNA damage response DEXH box helicase has translation MNRSDQFETAERWFQAQGWKAFPFQKQTWTAFLQGKNGLLNAPTGSGKTYALWIPVVLDYLKRREGKRPTSGLKAIWITPLRALSVEIKQAAERVVADLAPEMTVGIRTGDTSTSERSKQRNKMPDLLVTTPESLQLLLATKGYPALFEHCSAIIVDEWHELLGTKRGVQMELALSRLKTIAPKMRIWGISATIGNLQQARDVLLGMQSEALENSVLIRADIDKKIKVVSIIPEKMDTYPWRGHMGIHLIDEVAKIIKASKTTLVFTNVRSACELWFQRLLEKYPEFAGEMAMHHGSIDRETRLWVEDAIRREELKVVVCTSSLDLGVDFAPVESVVQVGGPKGVARFMQRAGRSGHQPGKESVIYFLSTYAMELVEASALRKAVARTVVEDRIPYLDSWDVLVQYLNTLAVSDGFIPDEIREEVRSTFCFQSMSDADWQWMLNFITQGSQSLQAYDEYKKVEILEDGRFKINSRAIAMHHRMSIGTIVGDAVMQVKWLGGGYIGTIEEWFVSKLKPGDVFTFAGKSLELFKIKNMQVLVRKAEGKKSGRLASWLGGRLSFSAQMSEMLRQEMHTVNTGHLTPELKAMAPIFQRQQKESIVPDANQFLIETFKTREGYHALFYPFEGRFVHEAMASLLAFRISLLTPITFSLAYNDYGFELLSDQEIDLQSVLDNNLFSTSHVHADLQRSLNATEMARRKFRDIAVIAGLIFTGYPGKVIKTKQLQASSALLFEVFRDYEPDNLLFQQSFRETFEHQLQEGRLIEALERIGGQEIVWRRCTKPTPFSFPIITDRLREKLSSETLEERIRKMTAQYMKGANA, from the coding sequence ATGAACCGGAGCGACCAATTCGAAACAGCCGAACGGTGGTTCCAGGCGCAGGGGTGGAAAGCCTTTCCGTTCCAGAAGCAAACCTGGACGGCCTTCCTTCAGGGAAAAAATGGCTTATTGAACGCCCCAACCGGCAGCGGTAAGACTTATGCCCTCTGGATTCCGGTGGTGTTGGATTATTTAAAACGCCGGGAAGGAAAACGTCCGACTTCCGGTTTGAAGGCCATTTGGATCACGCCGCTTCGGGCTTTGTCGGTCGAAATCAAACAGGCGGCCGAACGCGTGGTAGCCGACCTGGCGCCAGAGATGACGGTTGGCATTCGCACCGGCGATACCAGCACTTCGGAGCGCTCGAAACAACGCAATAAGATGCCCGATTTGTTGGTGACGACACCCGAAAGCCTGCAACTGTTGTTAGCGACCAAGGGCTATCCGGCTTTATTCGAACATTGCAGCGCCATCATCGTAGACGAATGGCACGAACTGCTCGGCACCAAACGCGGCGTGCAGATGGAGCTTGCGTTGTCACGACTGAAAACCATCGCCCCGAAAATGCGGATCTGGGGTATCTCGGCAACCATCGGGAACCTGCAACAGGCCCGCGACGTGTTGCTGGGGATGCAGTCGGAAGCATTGGAAAACTCTGTCCTCATCCGCGCCGACATCGACAAAAAAATCAAAGTAGTGTCGATCATTCCCGAGAAAATGGATACCTATCCCTGGCGAGGCCATATGGGGATCCACCTAATCGATGAGGTAGCCAAAATCATCAAAGCGAGTAAAACAACCCTGGTATTCACCAACGTGCGATCGGCCTGCGAACTGTGGTTCCAGCGGCTGTTGGAGAAATATCCGGAGTTCGCCGGCGAGATGGCCATGCACCACGGCAGTATCGACCGTGAAACCCGGCTTTGGGTGGAAGACGCGATCCGAAGGGAAGAACTGAAAGTGGTGGTCTGCACGTCGAGTCTGGATTTGGGGGTCGATTTCGCGCCCGTCGAATCGGTGGTGCAGGTCGGTGGCCCCAAAGGCGTCGCGCGGTTCATGCAACGGGCGGGCCGCAGCGGCCACCAGCCGGGCAAAGAGAGCGTCATCTATTTCCTTTCTACCTATGCGATGGAACTCGTAGAAGCCTCCGCCTTGCGAAAAGCCGTGGCACGCACTGTGGTGGAAGACCGCATCCCCTATCTCGACAGTTGGGATGTGTTGGTGCAATACCTCAATACCCTGGCCGTGTCGGATGGTTTTATTCCGGATGAGATTCGGGAGGAAGTGCGTTCGACCTTTTGCTTTCAGTCCATGAGTGATGCCGACTGGCAATGGATGCTGAATTTCATTACCCAGGGCAGCCAGAGTTTGCAAGCCTACGACGAATATAAGAAAGTCGAGATACTGGAAGACGGGCGCTTCAAGATCAACAGTCGCGCCATTGCCATGCACCATCGTATGTCAATCGGCACCATTGTGGGCGATGCCGTGATGCAGGTAAAATGGCTGGGTGGTGGCTATATCGGCACCATCGAGGAATGGTTTGTCTCGAAGTTGAAGCCGGGCGATGTGTTTACCTTTGCCGGTAAGAGCCTCGAGCTTTTCAAGATCAAGAACATGCAGGTATTGGTGCGCAAAGCGGAAGGCAAAAAATCGGGTCGACTGGCGAGCTGGCTGGGCGGACGGCTTTCGTTTTCGGCCCAGATGAGTGAGATGCTGCGGCAAGAGATGCATACGGTGAACACCGGACACCTGACGCCGGAATTGAAAGCGATGGCGCCGATCTTCCAACGACAACAAAAAGAATCGATTGTGCCCGATGCGAACCAGTTTCTGATCGAAACCTTCAAAACGCGGGAAGGGTACCATGCTTTGTTCTATCCGTTCGAAGGACGGTTCGTGCACGAGGCCATGGCGAGCCTGCTGGCCTTCCGGATCAGCCTGCTGACACCCATTACATTTTCACTGGCCTACAATGATTACGGATTCGAACTGTTGTCGGATCAGGAAATCGACCTGCAAAGCGTGCTCGACAATAACCTGTTTAGCACCTCGCACGTGCATGCCGACCTGCAGCGCAGCCTGAACGCCACGGAAATGGCACGGCGGAAGTTTCGGGATATCGCCGTTATCGCCGGACTCATTTTCACGGGTTATCCGGGTAAGGTAATTAAGACGAAACAACTGCAGGCAAGTTCGGCCCTGCTGTTTGAGGTCTTCCGGGATTACGAACCCGACAACCTCCTGTTCCAACAGTCGTTTCGCGAAACGTTTGAACACCAGTTGCAGGAAGGACGTCTCATCGAAGCGTTGGAGCGTATCGGTGGACAGGAAATCGTCTGGCGGCGGTGCACCAAACCGACGCCGTTCAGTTTTCCGATCATCACCGACCGACTGCGGGAAAAACTGTCGTCGGAAACACTCGAAGAGCGCATCCGGAAGATGACGGCACAGTATATGAAAGGAGCGAACGCATGA
- the apaG gene encoding Co2+/Mg2+ efflux protein ApaG has product MVSQITRGIKISVKTSFEGTYFKNYKIHFAFSYEITIENHGKDSVQLITRHWEIFDSLSETEIVDGEGVIGKKPVLKPGETHTYSSGCLLSSPFGAMRGYFNMVNFTSTRNFKVIVPAFKLSAPFAIN; this is encoded by the coding sequence ATGGTTTCACAAATAACGAGGGGGATCAAGATTTCAGTCAAGACCAGTTTTGAAGGCACCTACTTCAAGAACTACAAAATCCACTTTGCCTTCAGTTACGAGATTACCATCGAGAACCACGGCAAAGACTCGGTGCAGCTCATCACGCGCCACTGGGAGATCTTTGATTCGCTCAGTGAAACCGAAATCGTCGATGGCGAAGGCGTCATCGGCAAAAAGCCGGTTCTGAAACCCGGTGAGACCCACACCTACAGTTCCGGTTGCCTGCTGTCGTCGCCCTTTGGTGCCATGCGGGGTTATTTCAACATGGTCAATTTCACCAGCACCCGCAACTTCAAGGTAATCGTCCCGGCATTTAAGTTGAGTGCACCCTTTGCGATCAATTAA
- the pdeM gene encoding ligase-associated DNA damage response endonuclease PdeM, with amino-acid sequence MTIVIDGHHFELHCSGAMLWRERRMLLISDVHIGKVSHFRQHGVAIPPVSAEANFRKLAKVVDHFQPETILFLGDLFHSRKNREWQLFEDWISGVDARVVLVEGNHDVIARRHYDELGVVVCEELVYEGFLFTHHPTNRDGYFNFAGHIHPGIVLRSTGRTSLRLACYFRRGQQLILPAFGEFTGKYTLEPEEGDAVWVVTKEAVLQVFGAASGS; translated from the coding sequence ATGACGATTGTAATTGACGGGCACCATTTCGAACTCCACTGTTCGGGGGCGATGCTGTGGCGGGAGCGCCGGATGTTGCTGATTTCGGATGTGCATATCGGAAAGGTGAGCCACTTTCGCCAACACGGCGTGGCCATTCCGCCCGTTTCGGCGGAGGCGAATTTCCGTAAACTGGCCAAAGTGGTCGACCATTTTCAACCGGAGACGATCCTGTTCCTTGGCGATCTTTTCCACAGCCGGAAGAACCGCGAATGGCAGCTTTTCGAAGACTGGATCTCGGGTGTTGACGCGCGGGTAGTGTTGGTGGAAGGAAATCACGACGTGATTGCCAGACGGCATTACGATGAGTTGGGCGTAGTGGTTTGCGAGGAATTGGTGTACGAGGGTTTTTTGTTTACCCATCATCCGACCAATCGCGACGGCTACTTTAATTTTGCCGGACACATCCACCCCGGGATCGTATTGCGAAGTACGGGCCGCACGTCGTTGCGGTTGGCCTGTTATTTCAGAAGAGGCCAACAATTGATCCTTCCGGCCTTTGGTGAGTTCACCGGTAAATACACCCTCGAACCCGAAGAAGGCGACGCGGTTTGGGTGGTGACGAAGGAAGCGGTGTTGCAGGTGTTTGGGGCAGCTTCGGGATCCTAA
- the pruA gene encoding L-glutamate gamma-semialdehyde dehydrogenase encodes MPKGFFQVPKAVNEPVKSYAPGSPEREAVLAAYKKLWNETIDVPLHIGTERIYTGNTRDIRPPHDHRHVVGKYHLAEKAHVEQAIASALEAREAWASLQWEQRAAIFLKAAELIAGPYRARINAATMIGQSKTIHQAEIDAACELIDFLRYNVEFMTQIYNDQPKSDSSTWDRVEYRPLEGFVYAITPFNFTAIAANLPSCVAMMGNVVVWKPSDSQVFSAKIILDVFKEAGVPDGVINVVFGDPVMISDTLLASPDFAGIHYTGSTFVFKELWKKVGENIHTYKTYPRIVGETGGKDFVLAHPSANVRQVVTGITRGGFEFQGQKCSAASRAYIPQSMWPAVKEQLIADVKSMKQGSPEDMSNFVTAVIHEASFDKLAKYIDQAKQDADAEIIVGGGYDKSKGWFIEPTVIVTTNPKYTTMETELFGPVVTIYVYEDAKWAETLKLVDGTSEYALTGAVFSQDRYAIAEATTALVNSAGNFYINDKPTGAVVGMQPFGGARASGTNDKAGSMQNLLRWVSPRTIKETFVTPEDYRYPFLG; translated from the coding sequence ATGCCAAAAGGTTTTTTCCAGGTTCCGAAAGCGGTGAACGAACCTGTCAAATCGTATGCGCCGGGCAGTCCGGAGCGGGAGGCTGTGCTGGCGGCCTACAAAAAACTGTGGAATGAGACCATCGACGTGCCGTTGCACATCGGGACAGAACGGATCTATACCGGCAATACCCGGGATATTCGTCCGCCGCACGACCACCGGCATGTAGTGGGGAAATACCACCTGGCAGAAAAAGCACATGTAGAGCAGGCCATCGCATCGGCGCTTGAAGCCCGGGAAGCGTGGGCTTCCCTTCAATGGGAGCAACGCGCGGCTATCTTTTTGAAAGCAGCCGAACTGATTGCCGGCCCGTATCGCGCCCGCATCAACGCGGCGACGATGATCGGACAGTCGAAGACGATCCACCAGGCGGAAATAGACGCGGCATGTGAGTTGATTGACTTCCTACGTTATAACGTGGAGTTCATGACGCAGATTTATAACGACCAGCCGAAGTCGGATTCCTCGACTTGGGACCGTGTCGAATACCGCCCACTCGAAGGGTTTGTATACGCTATTACACCATTCAATTTCACGGCAATCGCGGCCAACCTGCCGTCATGCGTCGCGATGATGGGTAATGTGGTCGTGTGGAAACCCAGCGACAGCCAGGTATTTTCGGCTAAGATCATCCTGGATGTATTCAAGGAAGCCGGTGTTCCGGATGGCGTTATCAACGTCGTATTCGGTGACCCGGTCATGATTTCGGATACACTGTTGGCGAGTCCGGATTTCGCGGGCATCCACTACACCGGTTCAACTTTCGTCTTCAAGGAACTGTGGAAGAAAGTCGGGGAAAACATCCATACCTATAAAACCTATCCGCGTATTGTGGGCGAAACCGGAGGCAAAGACTTCGTATTAGCCCACCCGAGTGCCAACGTGCGCCAGGTGGTGACGGGCATCACACGGGGTGGTTTTGAGTTCCAGGGACAGAAATGTTCAGCGGCCTCACGGGCTTACATCCCGCAAAGTATGTGGCCGGCTGTGAAAGAGCAACTGATCGCCGATGTCAAATCGATGAAGCAGGGATCGCCTGAGGATATGTCGAATTTCGTGACGGCCGTGATTCATGAAGCGTCATTTGATAAGTTGGCCAAATATATTGACCAGGCGAAACAGGATGCGGATGCCGAAATCATCGTGGGTGGCGGCTACGATAAATCCAAAGGATGGTTCATCGAGCCTACGGTTATTGTAACAACGAACCCGAAATATACGACCATGGAAACCGAGTTGTTCGGACCGGTGGTGACGATTTACGTATACGAAGACGCCAAGTGGGCCGAAACCCTGAAACTGGTTGACGGTACGTCGGAATATGCCCTGACCGGCGCCGTCTTCAGCCAGGACCGCTATGCAATCGCGGAAGCGACTACGGCATTGGTGAATTCAGCAGGTAACTTTTACATTAACGACAAACCTACCGGGGCTGTCGTGGGTATGCAGCCGTTTGGCGGCGCACGGGCTTCGGGCACAAACGACAAGGCCGGTTCGATGCAGAACCTGTTACGTTGGGTGTCGCCACGAACTATTAAAGAAACGTTTGTGACGCCAGAAGACTACCGGTATCCGTTCTTAGGATAA
- a CDS encoding ATP-dependent DNA ligase, translating to MKNFAELIRTLDSSNKTSAKVDALTDYFRHASDEDKVWTIALLSHRRPPRPVNTTLLRMWANELAGIPLWLFEESYHIVGDLAETIALVVPPSNEPSDKSLTEFLLEIIALRSKSDDDKKAYLQSNWKGLAYYERFVFTKLITGSFRIGVSQKLMTRALSKAENVDEDLLAYKLMGDWDPARTTFQQLVRDEQSQDYLSKPYPFYLAYPIEGVIEDLGRASDWSVEHKWDGIRSQTIRRDGKLYVWSRGEELVTDKYPEFNAFLDAIPDGTVIDGEILPFPNGEIGSFNDLQTRIGRKTVTPALLKATPVIIRAYDILEWEGQDVRERTYEERRQLLERLYADIASPSLPLQLSERQSFSTWDDVTKERERARELHSEGLMLKRNASPYQVGRKKGDWWKWKIEPLTIDAVLTYAMRGHGRRSNLFTDYTFALWQETENGRELVTFAKAYSGLTDAEFRKVDDWIKKNTLERFGPVRSVTPELVFEIGFEGVALSKRHKSGVATRFPRILRWRHDKKIEDANSIEDLKNLIP from the coding sequence ATGAAGAATTTTGCCGAACTCATACGCACCTTAGACAGTTCGAATAAGACATCGGCGAAGGTGGACGCGCTAACCGACTATTTTCGCCATGCCTCCGACGAAGATAAGGTCTGGACCATCGCCCTACTGTCGCATCGGCGGCCGCCCCGTCCGGTCAACACGACCCTGTTGCGCATGTGGGCCAACGAACTGGCCGGTATTCCGCTGTGGCTCTTCGAGGAAAGCTACCACATCGTAGGCGATTTGGCCGAGACCATCGCGCTGGTGGTTCCACCTTCGAACGAGCCGTCCGACAAGAGCCTCACCGAATTCTTACTCGAAATCATTGCGCTTCGAAGCAAGTCCGATGACGACAAAAAAGCATACCTGCAGTCAAACTGGAAAGGATTGGCCTATTACGAGCGGTTTGTCTTTACCAAACTCATCACCGGAAGTTTCCGCATTGGCGTGAGCCAAAAACTGATGACGCGGGCCCTGTCGAAAGCAGAAAATGTCGACGAAGACCTGTTGGCCTATAAGCTCATGGGCGACTGGGATCCGGCGCGGACAACATTCCAGCAATTGGTGCGCGATGAACAAAGCCAGGACTATCTCTCAAAACCGTATCCGTTCTATCTTGCCTATCCCATCGAAGGGGTAATCGAAGACCTTGGTCGGGCTTCCGACTGGAGTGTCGAACACAAATGGGACGGCATCAGGTCGCAAACCATCCGCCGTGACGGTAAACTCTACGTTTGGAGTCGCGGTGAAGAACTCGTCACCGACAAATACCCCGAGTTCAATGCCTTCCTTGATGCGATTCCCGACGGCACGGTCATCGATGGCGAGATCCTGCCTTTTCCTAATGGAGAAATCGGCTCGTTCAACGACTTACAAACCCGCATCGGGCGTAAGACCGTCACGCCGGCTTTACTAAAGGCAACACCGGTCATTATCCGCGCTTACGACATCCTCGAGTGGGAAGGACAGGACGTCCGGGAGCGTACGTATGAAGAACGGCGGCAGTTGCTCGAACGTCTCTACGCCGACATTGCCTCACCGTCGCTTCCCCTTCAATTATCGGAACGCCAATCGTTTTCTACTTGGGACGACGTGACAAAGGAGCGCGAACGGGCCCGGGAACTCCATTCCGAAGGTTTGATGCTGAAACGAAACGCTTCGCCGTACCAGGTGGGTCGTAAGAAAGGCGATTGGTGGAAGTGGAAAATAGAACCGTTGACGATTGACGCCGTACTGACGTATGCGATGCGCGGACACGGGCGCCGGTCGAACCTTTTTACCGATTATACGTTTGCGTTATGGCAGGAAACGGAAAACGGACGGGAACTGGTCACGTTCGCAAAAGCCTATTCCGGACTCACCGACGCCGAGTTCCGTAAGGTTGACGACTGGATCAAGAAAAATACCCTTGAGCGTTTCGGGCCCGTGCGCAGCGTAACGCCGGAACTGGTTTTCGAGATCGGATTCGAAGGCGTGGCGCTGTCGAAACGGCATAAAAGCGGCGTCGCCACACGGTTTCCGCGTATTTTACGCTGGCGGCACGACAAAAAGATCGAAGACGCCAACTCGATCGAAGACCTTAAAAACCTGATCCCATGA
- a CDS encoding ligase-associated DNA damage response exonuclease, whose translation MVPKPPLLAFDDKGIYCAQAGVYLDPWRPVDKAIITHGHSDHARWGHQSYITHHDNVPIIRHRLGDICVTGKAWNETFTINGVTFSLHPAGHIVGSSQVRVEYKGEVWVFTGDYKTEDDGLAVPYEPVKCHTFITECTFGLPAFNWVPQAQVFQDINSWWAENQAEGRTSVLFGYTLGKAQRLIRHLDTSIGKIYTHGAVENMNEVIRRIAWLPETTRITQLTKKEELLGNIVIAPPSAHGSTWIRKMAPFVTGTASGWMAFRGARRRRAIDKGFVMSDHCDWYSLLDSIKATGCEKVIATHGYSDIFSRYLRELGYDARTAHTQYEGESGELEARDNEAVDTEPAAPTESTA comes from the coding sequence ATGGTTCCAAAGCCCCCTCTTCTTGCATTCGACGACAAAGGCATTTACTGCGCCCAGGCCGGCGTATACCTCGATCCGTGGCGCCCGGTTGACAAGGCCATCATCACCCATGGCCATTCCGACCACGCCCGTTGGGGGCATCAATCCTATATCACCCACCATGACAACGTGCCCATTATCCGCCACCGACTCGGGGACATCTGCGTGACCGGAAAAGCGTGGAACGAAACCTTTACGATCAACGGCGTGACGTTTTCACTACATCCCGCAGGGCATATCGTCGGATCATCGCAGGTGCGGGTCGAATACAAAGGGGAAGTATGGGTATTCACCGGCGATTATAAAACCGAAGACGACGGACTGGCCGTGCCCTACGAGCCCGTTAAATGTCATACCTTCATTACGGAATGCACCTTCGGACTGCCCGCTTTTAACTGGGTGCCGCAGGCACAGGTGTTCCAGGATATCAACAGTTGGTGGGCCGAGAACCAGGCGGAAGGACGTACGTCGGTTTTGTTTGGCTATACCCTCGGGAAAGCACAACGCCTCATCCGCCACCTCGACACCTCGATCGGGAAAATCTATACCCATGGCGCGGTAGAGAATATGAACGAAGTCATCCGTCGCATCGCCTGGCTGCCCGAAACCACCCGCATCACGCAGCTCACCAAAAAGGAAGAACTACTCGGGAACATTGTCATCGCACCGCCCTCGGCGCATGGCAGCACCTGGATCCGGAAAATGGCCCCTTTCGTCACTGGCACCGCTTCCGGTTGGATGGCCTTCCGGGGTGCCCGCCGCCGCCGCGCCATCGACAAAGGATTCGTCATGAGTGACCATTGCGATTGGTATTCCCTTCTGGATTCCATCAAAGCGACGGGCTGCGAAAAGGTCATCGCCACTCACGGCTATTCCGACATTTTCTCGCGCTACCTACGCGAGTTGGGCTACGATGCCCGCACCGCCCACACCCAATACGAAGGCGAATCAGGGGAACTTGAGGCGCGCGACAACGAGGCCGTCGATACCGAACCGGCCGCACCAACCGAATCGACGGCATGA